Below is a genomic region from Kribbella qitaiheensis.
GGATTCCGCTGCATCGAAGTCGTCGACCATACGCCCCCCGCGCCTCATTTGTCCGTGGCTCCAGTATGCGGAAGAACTGCGGGCAGTGAAACGGCTCGCGGAAGCCGGTCTGTTGGTGGGCCGACTTCCGCTGTGGGCGCTCATTTGAGGGCGGAGATCCAACGGGTGGCTTGTTTGGCGTTTTGGAGGCGGCGTTCGTAGGTGGCGCCGCAGGTTAGGAGGATGGCGCCGGCGGTGGCGAGGGTGATCCAGCGGGGGATCAGGGGGGCTACCTCGACTAGTTGCCAGAGGGCGATTTTTGTTAGGACTGCGGTGCCGATGATGAAGGGGGATTGGAGGGAGTAGTGGATCGCGATGAGGATGATGGTTACTGCGGCGGCGGCTACGAAGGTGATGCGGAGGAAGTCGTGGTTGCTGCTGGCAACTAGTGCGGAGGGGGCCAGGCCGAGTAGGAGGCCAGGGCCTAGGTAGACCCAGCTTGATTGGGTGCGCCAGCGGAGTAGGCCGATCGCGAGGATGATGGCGGCGGGGGGCAGGGTGAACCATTCGAGGGTGGTGGCGGCGGCGCCTAGGGCGAAGGCGGTGTTGGCGATGATGAACAAGGCTCCGGCGATCAGGAGGGCGTCTCGGCGGTGGGGTTGCATGCCGTAGGCGATCAGGGGTGCTGCTGCGATTGTCAGTACTACGCCGGTGCCGGTGTTCGGGGAGACGAGCAGGACGGTGATTTCGGCTAGAGAGATTGCGAAGGCGGCGGAGAACAGCAGAGCGGCTTCGTGGCGGCGGCCGATTGAGACGCAGGCGAAGCTGATCAGGATGGCGCCGGTGACGGAGAGCGCGATTGCGCCAGTCCAGTTGTTGAAGAAGCCGTCGAAGGTGGTGAAGAGGATCGCTAGTTGTGCGGCGGAGGCGGCGGTCCAGGTGGCGGTGGTCAGGGTCAGTTGCTTGCGCCAGGCGGCGGTGAGGGCTAGGGCGGCGGTGATTGCTGAGATCAGGCCGAGTTGCAGGATGTCCGCGAGTAATGCGCAGAACATTAGGTTGACCGAGGCAACTATTACCGCGGTGATCCGGAGGACTGAGGTGATCAGGCCGGTACGTCGGGGGCGCAGGATTACCGCGAGGCTCAGGGCAGCGGCGACGCCTGTGGTCACCCAGCGGTCGATGACTGGCAGTTGGGGTAGGAAGACCGCGATGGTGAAGGAGCCGAAGGCGGTACCGATGAACTCGGTGGTGTTGGGTGGGAGAGCCGCGGAGAGCGCTGTCTTGCGTGGGAGAAGCGTTCCGAGGACGGCCGCGAGGCAGACGACGGCTGTGGTTGCGAGGACCGGGGCGAACCCGGTGGGCGAGCCCTCGAAGATGTCGGTCGTGTAGTTCTTCCAGTTGGTCGAATGGGCGGACAGAAGTCCGAAGAGGACGCGGGTGGTGCCTAGGAGTAGGACGAATGACAGGAAGAGTGCGCCGCAGATGCCGCCGGTGATTTTGAGGAGGCGGGTGCTCAGGTTGGTCCACAGGACGGTGATGACGACTTGGGCGACGAGGGCGAACAGGTATAGAGCGAGGCTGACGTGGTGGATCAGGATCAGCGTCAGCGGGAGTTGGCCGGCGATCACGGCGGTTAGGCCGAAGGTCTTGACGGTCGGGGCGATGCGGGTCATCAGGAGGTTGATGGCGGCAACCACCGCGAACGCGACCCCGGCGTACGAGAGCCCGGTGATCGCCGTCGGTGAGACC
It encodes:
- a CDS encoding SCO7613 C-terminal domain-containing membrane protein, which produces MLGLGVLLLLAAGVTFLAVTWDSLSVPVQASIMATLAALAFAGAVPASRKNLAGTAEALAILGGGLLIVDLFGARELGLVSPTAITGLSYAGVAFAVVAAINLLMTRIAPTVKTFGLTAVIAGQLPLTLILIHHVSLALYLFALVAQVVITVLWTNLSTRLLKITGGICGALFLSFVLLLGTTRVLFGLLSAHSTNWKNYTTDIFEGSPTGFAPVLATTAVVCLAAVLGTLLPRKTALSAALPPNTTEFIGTAFGSFTIAVFLPQLPVIDRWVTTGVAAALSLAVILRPRRTGLITSVLRITAVIVASVNLMFCALLADILQLGLISAITAALALTAAWRKQLTLTTATWTAASAAQLAILFTTFDGFFNNWTGAIALSVTGAILISFACVSIGRRHEAALLFSAAFAISLAEITVLLVSPNTGTGVVLTIAAAPLIAYGMQPHRRDALLIAGALFIIANTAFALGAAATTLEWFTLPPAAIILAIGLLRWRTQSSWVYLGPGLLLGLAPSALVASSNHDFLRITFVAAAAVTIILIAIHYSLQSPFIIGTAVLTKIALWQLVEVAPLIPRWITLATAGAILLTCGATYERRLQNAKQATRWISALK